The Macrobrachium nipponense isolate FS-2020 chromosome 7, ASM1510439v2, whole genome shotgun sequence DNA window cttggacactttttccttgggacccatggtggctgctcaacaggttgtgtagcttacccagcacccgagcgcacggaacagcatcgcatccttgtgtgactggatcaatggatgagtgaatgagagtgtgactggcttctcttcctcatttttttctcctcctctgcCTGTGGGCAGAGGAGTGTGGTCGTCACCacgctggaacaggagaccgatgcaggtaagctacttgaccgagctccatcctatccctttcattagggataggagtgattatccaccacttcccccaacaaggggggagggagtggaagccaacaagagacaaagcCATGACTTcgtattgcctcttgcaataggaataagttcttgcttgctagttttaagaggtacgctggcctccctcttatttcttgggtccagaggtctgaccattgatcctgcggtacataccccgatcattgggcagaggctaggatccctccctctgctttTACGActagggagggaaccaaggttggacgaacaccagtcttcattgactcagattccacccaccaagaagtgagtcttcctattgttaaaggaccgatggtttgtgttacgtatcggaacaaataacaatttgtcgaaaattgtatttttcctaactatacaaacctgaggtcctttacacatagtcccacctcatgccacccctcactctgtttttcctgggcctaaagcaaagtgattcttcacctcccagtcgcgtggtgcgctgactgtcggacaagcagttaactactgaactcccttgtttgaagcttacgaccggttccagctgccgcaagttacattcctattgttaaaggaccaatggtttgtatagttaggaaaaatacaattttcaacaaattgttattttaccTGCATAATCCATTAGCTACAGTTACTACTTACAGGAAGTTAATGTTTCTGTTTATGTTTTGGCAGCAACAGTATGATCCAATCAGTGATCCACTGGGCATACAGAATCCTTCCAACGGGAATAATGCCACTGCTAATAGTAGTCAAAGGTAAGGCCCTCATGTTTATCAGTAGAAGTCTATCTTTAAATAAGTTATGGCCGTTAGCCTAATGCCTTGTATTCTTTATGCTCGGTGATTtgagtaatttttaaaatactctTCAGGGTTTATGTGGTCATTAACTAGTTCGTATATTCTTTGAAGGTTTTGTATGATCATAGTTGATTCATTGTCCATAACTAGAAATTTCTGATGAGACTCCATTTTCCTAGCATTGTCAGCACAGCCAACAGTAGTACAACTAGCAGCACCAATGTCACCACTCCTCTTACACCACCTACCATGCCGGTTGTTTCTGGGGTCAAGCGTCGTGCGTCTGAAGAAGCATCCGGGGTCCCTGTAGTTAAAAAGTTTCTCTTAGCGTAAGTATAGAGGGATCTTGTGCTTTCCTCGTCATTTCGAATTTAGACATGATCATTATTGTAGATGTTTTGGTCTGGAATGTGTTGCTTTGATAAAGCACTTAAATGGATAATTTCAGTACAGCATATTCTAGGGACTTTCGGAATAGTTTATTAATGTTGACATTTGATGTGATACACTAAATGTGACAGCTACATTATAAATATGCTCATGTTTTTGGTGATTAAACTATCTGTGAGAGGAAAGCTAAGCTAatatacacattcattttgaCTGTTGCTTATCGATAACGTAATACTTGCCATTTgcttaattctttttattaactCAGAATGTTTGCAT harbors:
- the LOC135217707 gene encoding mRNA (2'-O-methyladenosine-N(6)-)-methyltransferase-like, with amino-acid sequence MFLFMFWQQQYDPISDPLGIQNPSNGNNATANSSQSIVSTANSSTTSSTNVTTPLTPPTMPVVSGVKRRASEEASGVPVVKKFLLAGPWDLEIPTNVIMFERPPITLPQPYPSVEVLRGQLVSKLRLGYQEMCQARQGMFC